GTTAAATGTTTTTATCAagaattgataagaaaaatcaTGACAAATTATGAttgatcatttatttatataatgaaaatagtACAGAATTCATATTAATCATGGGGAGAATATGCATAAGATAATTTGATCGACTTTATGCACATGCTCttcaattatgaaataataaacaaattcagATTTGATCATTGTATCTCCTTTTCATTAAAATCttgaatatattgaataataaaaatatgattaaactCTAACAACTTTCATATTAGACAGGTAATTAGTTCCTTTATGTCGGTTTGTATATAGAAAATATACAACAAAATCGATGAAATTCAGTTCTGATAAAATCTCAAACTATTAGTTTCGATTTTGTTGGTCGTTTAATCAGTTTTATTTGTtcctaacaaaatattattaaataatacaattatatctaaaactaattttgaaaacattcaaACTTAACCGATATATGACAAACTTTGACtaaattggtccaaataaactAGAATGGAACTATCCCAAATGAATTAGATTTCTAATTAGGGTTCACATGGTTCTGTACGGATTTgctaaaacaaaaataaaaacaatcttTGACCTTATACAAGGAAACCCtttgactatttaaaaataagaaaataattgaaatagtCAATTGATTTTATGGATTCAATGTTTAGTAACaatgtttttattgttaatCAAACCGATaatatttggattttttaagCTGGTTTTTTTTACTAGACATTTTTTTATAGGGTTAATCATCATCTTATTAATCAACTATCaatttctaatattattaaaatgttaatgaaaatatcaaactatacttcatatatattttttattaaatactaaaaatatttttgttcaaataaacttttcctacatcaaacaagtttcaattatttatattattttcaaataatctgaaatcaaacaataataagcAATAAATGGGTGGCGGCTGGAAAATCAACAAAAGgtccaattttaaattaattgaccCACATTTCAAATTTGTGCAGCTAAAGAAATAGAAACAAGGACCGGCGGCTGAAAATCAACAATTGGCAGCTTGTTTGATCAATATtgatttttatcatatttttatatcaacatattaaaatattcttattatttaagattttaaaatattcttattatttaagattttaaaatattcttaaattaataatttaaataaatttgttgaaacaaacaacaaaattaAGAAGAAATTTATGTACttttgattataaataataaatattagtgcGACATGTTATAATATTTGGTGAGTTAAGATAATATGCGCGGTTTGATTGTctgtttattaaacaaaatatacatataaatgttttattaatattttaaattagtttggTTTGAACTGTCCATCAAATTAATCGTTTAATTCATTGAAAACTTTGTtcgaatatattatatatagaataaaattcggtaacattttcaaaacacaATTTCGTcatgaattttttgtttttataaaacatcacaataaaattggatctaaccattttaaaatttaaattttctactAATTATTATCTTTACATTTACATTCTAGTGACAAATCTTTACTTTCATAATATTCTCTCAATATTATCTTTAGGAGATTAATGGTTATGATCtaatagttataaaattatacttGAGTTAGTTTGAACGATTTTTAGTGGCGTTGAACCAACAACCGAATAGTTGagattgatttaataaaaaaaaaccgtaataaatttattttgactgattcaattcaatttaaaagGTTTGTTTAacttagggtttagagtttagtttaattttcttattttcaatatatagatcattttaaatataaaaatatatatttataataaagacGAGTTTATTGAACCAAACAAGAACCTAAGAATTCTCTAACGGAAGTCTGAACTGGACTCTCTGTTTCCATCTCTGTTTTCTCTCCCAAGTGGGGGTGGGTAGAgaagatgtatatatatatttgataacccagttcatcaaaatcaaaatcccAGATCTCATTCATAGAAATCAATTACCTTTGTTCATCTGAAAGGTATTTTCAATTAACCCATTTTGATCTTTCCTTCTTATCAATTTCAGTACAGTTTTGTTTCCCGTTATGGATCATAGCTAGGGTTCGATTACGTTACGATTTCTGATCATCAATCTTCTAGTTTCATCTGTTCTTAGATCATAGTTCAACCATTTAGCTTTTGATTTATACCTCTGTTCACTCTGTTTAGAATAATCAGTGATCTACCTTTCAAATTTAGGGTTTTGGATTTCATTTTCAGTATAGTATAGTACAGTAGTAACTTGTAATTTTGTTTCCCGTTTTGGATCATTGGGTTCGATTACGTTACGATTGCTGATCAATCAATCTTCTAGTTTCGTCTGTTCTCAGATCATAGTTCACTCTGTTTAGAATAATCAGTGGTCAAGCTTTCAAATTTAGGGTTTTGGATTTCATTTTCATACTGTTGTTCTTTATCGATACAGGAAACGAGATGGCAACTCTTAGTAGAATCGGTCTTGCTGGTCTTGCAGTCATGGGTCAAAATCTCGCCCTAAACATAGCAGAAAAAGGTTTTCCAATTTCAGTTTACAATAGAAGTTCTTCAAAAGTTGACGAAACAGTTGCCCGAGCCAAGCAAGAAGGAAACCTTCCTTTATACGGTTTTCACGATCCTGAATCCTTCATTCTCTCAATCCAAAAGCCACGAGTAATCATAATGCTAGTCAAGGCCGGATCACCAGTAGACGACACCATTAAAACATTATCAGTCTATTTGGAACAAGGAGACTGCATAATCGACGGTGGTAACGAATGGTATGAAAACAcggagagaagagagaaagccGCTGCTGAATTGGGTCTTCTCTACCTCGGAATGGGAGTTTCAGGTGGAGAAGAAGGTGCTAGAAATGGACCTTCTCTAATGCCTGGAGGATCTTTCGAAGCTTATAAACATATCGAAGATATCCTTCTTAAAGTAGCAGCTCAGATTGAAGACAGTGGTCCTTGTGTAACCTACATTGGTAAAGGTGGTTCGGGGAATTTCGTGAAGATGGTTCATAATGGAATTGAATATGGTGATATGCAGTTAATCTCTGAAGCTTACGATGTTCTTAAATCCGTTGGCAAGCTTTCGAACGAGGAATTACACCAAGTCTTCTCCGAATGGAACAAAGGAGAGCTTTTAAGCTTCTTGGTTGAGATTACAGCTGATATATTCTCAATTAAAGACGATAAAGCAGAAGGGCATCTCGTAGACAAGGTGCTCGATAAAACTGGCATGAAAGGAACAGGAAAATGGACAGTTCAACAAGCAGCCGAGCTTTCCATCGCTGCTCCGACAATCGCCTCCTCTTTAGACTCAAGATTCCTTAGTGGGTTAAAGGAAGAACGAGTTTTAGCAGCTAAATTGTTCGATGAAGTCATCATCACCGATGATCAAGTTTTCGTCGATAAAAAACAACTAATCGACGACGTTCGTCAAGCTCTTTACGCGTCGAAAATCTGCAGCTACGCGCAGGGAATGAACTTGATTCGTTCGAAAAGTGAGGAAAAGAATTGGGGATTGAAGCTGGGGGAGCTTGCTAGGATTTGGAAAGGTGGCTGTATTATTCGCGCGATATTTTTGGATCGAATTAAGAAGGCTTATGACA
This is a stretch of genomic DNA from Impatiens glandulifera chromosome 4, dImpGla2.1, whole genome shotgun sequence. It encodes these proteins:
- the LOC124934401 gene encoding 6-phosphogluconate dehydrogenase, decarboxylating 2-like; amino-acid sequence: MATLSRIGLAGLAVMGQNLALNIAEKGFPISVYNRSSSKVDETVARAKQEGNLPLYGFHDPESFILSIQKPRVIIMLVKAGSPVDDTIKTLSVYLEQGDCIIDGGNEWYENTERREKAAAELGLLYLGMGVSGGEEGARNGPSLMPGGSFEAYKHIEDILLKVAAQIEDSGPCVTYIGKGGSGNFVKMVHNGIEYGDMQLISEAYDVLKSVGKLSNEELHQVFSEWNKGELLSFLVEITADIFSIKDDKAEGHLVDKVLDKTGMKGTGKWTVQQAAELSIAAPTIASSLDSRFLSGLKEERVLAAKLFDEVIITDDQVFVDKKQLIDDVRQALYASKICSYAQGMNLIRSKSEEKNWGLKLGELARIWKGGCIIRAIFLDRIKKAYDRNSDLANLLVDPEFASEIVERQAAWRRVVCLAINAGISTPGMATSLAYFDTYRRESLPANLVQAQRDYFGAHTYERTDMPGSFHTEWFKLAKQANM